One region of Bubalus kerabau isolate K-KA32 ecotype Philippines breed swamp buffalo chromosome 6, PCC_UOA_SB_1v2, whole genome shotgun sequence genomic DNA includes:
- the GNG5 gene encoding guanine nucleotide-binding protein G(I)/G(S)/G(O) subunit gamma-5 — protein sequence MSGSSSVAAMKKVVQQLRLEAGLNRVKVSQAAADLKQFCLQNAQHDPLLTGVSSSTNPFRPQKVCSFL from the exons ATGTCTGGTTCATCCAGCGTCGCGGCTATGAAAAAAGTGGTTCAACAGCTCCGGCTGGAGGCCGGGCTCAATCGGGTGAAG GTTTCCCAGGCAGCTGCAGATTTGAAACAGTTCTGTCTGCAGAATGCTCAACATGACCCTCTGCTGACTGGAGTATCTTCAAGTACAAATCCCTTCAGGCCCCAGAAAGTCTGTTCCTTTTTGTAG